One Mugil cephalus isolate CIBA_MC_2020 chromosome 10, CIBA_Mcephalus_1.1, whole genome shotgun sequence genomic window carries:
- the mob2a gene encoding MOB kinase activator 2a isoform X2 — protein sequence MRFKRNGSYTLNRKSKTKPNGKKPPAEEKKQYLEPEFTKIRVVDFDLKELVVLPREIDLNEWLASNTTTFFNLINLQYSTISEFCTGDTCQAMTACNTIYYWYDERGKKTKCTAPQYVDFVMSLCQKLVTDEEIFPTKYGKEFPNSFESLVKKICRYLFHVLAHLYWAHFKETVALDLQGHLNTLYAHFIVFVREFNLVDPKETCIMDDLSEILCTPAPPPAPTPASSAPASAPSPSSQNHVTER from the exons GAAGTCGAAGACGAAGCCAAATGGAAAGAAGCCTCCGgcagaagagaagaagcagTACTTGGAGCCAGAGTTCACAAAAATTCGTGTGGTGGACTTCGACCTCAAGGAACTGGTGGTGCTGCCCAGAGAGATAGACCTCAATGAATGGCTCGCCAGCAACA CAACCACGTTCTTCAACCTTATCAACCTGCAGTACAGCACCATCTCAGAGTTCTGCACTGGGGACACCTGTCAAGCCATGACGGCCTGCAACAC AATATACTACTGGTATGACGAGAGGGGGAAGAAGACGAAGTGCACTGCTCCACAATACGTCGACTTCGTAATGAGTCTTTGTCAGAAACTGGTCACAGATGAGGAAATCTTCCCTACAAAATATG GCAAAGAGTTCCCCAACTCCTTTGAGTCCTTGGTAAAGAAGATCTGCCGGTACCTGTTCCACGTGCTGGCTCACCTCTACTGGGCGCACTTTAAAGAGACGGTGGCTCTGGACCTGCAGGGCCACTTGAACACTCTGTATGCACATTTCATCGTTTTCGTAAGGGAATTCAACCTGGTCGACCCCAAGGAGACCTGTATCATGGACGACCTGTCCGAAATCCTCTGCACCCCCGCCCCGCCGCCCGCGCCCACCCCGGCCTCCTCAGCCCCAGCCTCGGCGCCCTCCCCCTCTTCACAAAACCACGTGACGGAGAGATGA
- the mob2a gene encoding MOB kinase activator 2a isoform X4 translates to MDWLMGKSKTKPNGKKPPAEEKKQYLEPEFTKIRVVDFDLKELVVLPREIDLNEWLASNTTTFFNLINLQYSTISEFCTGDTCQAMTACNTIYYWYDERGKKTKCTAPQYVDFVMSLCQKLVTDEEIFPTKYGKEFPNSFESLVKKICRYLFHVLAHLYWAHFKETVALDLQGHLNTLYAHFIVFVREFNLVDPKETCIMDDLSEILCTPAPPPAPTPASSAPASAPSPSSQNHVTER, encoded by the exons GAAGTCGAAGACGAAGCCAAATGGAAAGAAGCCTCCGgcagaagagaagaagcagTACTTGGAGCCAGAGTTCACAAAAATTCGTGTGGTGGACTTCGACCTCAAGGAACTGGTGGTGCTGCCCAGAGAGATAGACCTCAATGAATGGCTCGCCAGCAACA CAACCACGTTCTTCAACCTTATCAACCTGCAGTACAGCACCATCTCAGAGTTCTGCACTGGGGACACCTGTCAAGCCATGACGGCCTGCAACAC AATATACTACTGGTATGACGAGAGGGGGAAGAAGACGAAGTGCACTGCTCCACAATACGTCGACTTCGTAATGAGTCTTTGTCAGAAACTGGTCACAGATGAGGAAATCTTCCCTACAAAATATG GCAAAGAGTTCCCCAACTCCTTTGAGTCCTTGGTAAAGAAGATCTGCCGGTACCTGTTCCACGTGCTGGCTCACCTCTACTGGGCGCACTTTAAAGAGACGGTGGCTCTGGACCTGCAGGGCCACTTGAACACTCTGTATGCACATTTCATCGTTTTCGTAAGGGAATTCAACCTGGTCGACCCCAAGGAGACCTGTATCATGGACGACCTGTCCGAAATCCTCTGCACCCCCGCCCCGCCGCCCGCGCCCACCCCGGCCTCCTCAGCCCCAGCCTCGGCGCCCTCCCCCTCTTCACAAAACCACGTGACGGAGAGATGA
- the mob2a gene encoding MOB kinase activator 2a isoform X3, with protein MGVLVCCDCFFYRKSKTKPNGKKPPAEEKKQYLEPEFTKIRVVDFDLKELVVLPREIDLNEWLASNTTTFFNLINLQYSTISEFCTGDTCQAMTACNTIYYWYDERGKKTKCTAPQYVDFVMSLCQKLVTDEEIFPTKYGKEFPNSFESLVKKICRYLFHVLAHLYWAHFKETVALDLQGHLNTLYAHFIVFVREFNLVDPKETCIMDDLSEILCTPAPPPAPTPASSAPASAPSPSSQNHVTER; from the exons GAAGTCGAAGACGAAGCCAAATGGAAAGAAGCCTCCGgcagaagagaagaagcagTACTTGGAGCCAGAGTTCACAAAAATTCGTGTGGTGGACTTCGACCTCAAGGAACTGGTGGTGCTGCCCAGAGAGATAGACCTCAATGAATGGCTCGCCAGCAACA CAACCACGTTCTTCAACCTTATCAACCTGCAGTACAGCACCATCTCAGAGTTCTGCACTGGGGACACCTGTCAAGCCATGACGGCCTGCAACAC AATATACTACTGGTATGACGAGAGGGGGAAGAAGACGAAGTGCACTGCTCCACAATACGTCGACTTCGTAATGAGTCTTTGTCAGAAACTGGTCACAGATGAGGAAATCTTCCCTACAAAATATG GCAAAGAGTTCCCCAACTCCTTTGAGTCCTTGGTAAAGAAGATCTGCCGGTACCTGTTCCACGTGCTGGCTCACCTCTACTGGGCGCACTTTAAAGAGACGGTGGCTCTGGACCTGCAGGGCCACTTGAACACTCTGTATGCACATTTCATCGTTTTCGTAAGGGAATTCAACCTGGTCGACCCCAAGGAGACCTGTATCATGGACGACCTGTCCGAAATCCTCTGCACCCCCGCCCCGCCGCCCGCGCCCACCCCGGCCTCCTCAGCCCCAGCCTCGGCGCCCTCCCCCTCTTCACAAAACCACGTGACGGAGAGATGA